One window of the Benincasa hispida cultivar B227 chromosome 3, ASM972705v1, whole genome shotgun sequence genome contains the following:
- the LOC120072621 gene encoding guanylate kinase 3, chloroplastic-like isoform X2: protein MSRRFFGTSLSLSSVLHTKFHNPIPFPNLLNPIFPKSKPIQSFPLTPPFFSSISQMGDARGPLGPIIPPSDEVERLELLRSLEFSLNTSFSSDPMVPNPSPLVIVISGPSGVGKDAVIKRLREVREGLHFVVTATSRPMRPGEVDGKDNYFVSKEEFLAMIQRNELLEYALVCGHSKGIPKRQIREFMGKGYDIVLSVNIQGAETLRKILRNSAVFVFLMAESEVKLVERLIERKTETKESLLVTVAAAREEVKHVKNFDYVVVNADGKLESAVKLVESIIDAEKAKVCQRNAAV from the exons ATGTCTCGCAGATTCTTCGGCACTTCTCTTTCCCTCTCTTCAGTGCTCCACACAAAATTCCACAACCCCATTCCCTTTCCTAATTTACTCAACCCCATTTTCCCTAAATCCAAACCCATTCAATCATTCCCTCTAACCCCACCATTTTTCTCCTCCATTTCTCAAATGGGTGATGCTCGGGGACCGCTCGGCCCCATCATTCCGCCGTCCGACGAAGTCGAACGATTGGAATTGCTTCGTTCCCTCGAGTTTTCGCTCAATACTTCGTTTAGCTCCGACCCGATGGTGCCAAATCCAAGCCCTTTAGTTATTGTGATCAGTGGCCCAAGTGGAGTGGGAAAGGACGCTGTGATTAAGCGATTGAGAGAAGTCCGAGAAG GGCTTCATTTCGTTGTTACGGCGACAAGCCGACCAATGCGACCTGGTGAAGTCGATGGGAAAGACAATTATTTCGTCTCTAAGGAAGAGTTTCTCGCCATGATCCAGAGGAACGAGCTTCTGGAATATGCTTTAGTGTGTGGGCATTCCAAGGGGATTCCCAAAAGGCAAATTCGGGAGTTTATGGGAAAAGGGTATGATATTGTGTTGAGCGTTAACATTCAAGGTGCTGAAACATTGAGGAAGATTCTTAGGAATTCTGctgtttttgtgtttttgatGGCGGAGAGTGAGGTTAAACTAGTGGAGAGATTGATCGAAAGGAAGACGGAGACTAAAGAATCATTGTTGGTGACAGTTGCAGCGGCTAGAGAGGAGGTCAAACATGTTAAGAATTTTGATTATGTGGTTGTGAATGCAGATGGGAAGTTGGAGAGTGCGGTTAAGCTTGTGGAATCCATTATTGATGCCGAGAAGGCAAAGGTCTGCCAGAGAAATGCTGCTGTTTAG
- the LOC120072621 gene encoding guanylate kinase 3, chloroplastic-like isoform X1, with the protein MSRRFFGTSLSLSSVLHTKFHNPIPFPNLLNPIFPKSKPIQSFPLTPPFFSSISQMGDARGPLGPIIPPSDEVERLELLRSLEFSLNTSFSSDPMVPNPSPLVIVISGPSGVGKDAVIKRLREVREGLHFVVTATSRPMRPGEVDGKDNYFVSKEEFLAMIQRNELLEYALVCGHSKGIPKRQIREFMGKGYDIVLSVNIQGAETLRKILRNSAVFVFLMAESEVKLVERLIERKTETKESLLVTVAAAREEVKHVKNFDYVVVNADGKLESAVKLVESIIDAEKAKVCQRNAAV; encoded by the exons ATGTCTCGCAGATTCTTCGGCACTTCTCTTTCCCTCTCTTCAGTGCTCCACACAAAATTCCACAACCCCATTCCCTTTCCTAATTTACTCAACCCCATTTTCCCTAAATCCAAACCCATTCAATCATTCCCTCTAACCCCACCATTTTTCTCCTCCATTTCTCAAATGGGTGATGCTCGGGGACCGCTCGGCCCCATCATTCCGCCGTCCGACGAAGTCGAACGATTGGAATTGCTTCGTTCCCTCGAGTTTTCGCTCAATACTTCGTTTAGCTCCGACCCGATGGTGCCAAATCCAAGCCCTTTAGTTATTGTGATCAGTGGCCCAAGTGGAGTGGGAAAGGACGCTGTGATTAAGCGATTGAGAGAAGTCCGAGAAGGGCTTCAT TTCGTTGTTACGGCGACAAGCCGACCAATGCGACCTGGTGAAGTCGATGGGAAAGACAATTATTTCGTCTCTAAGGAAGAGTTTCTCGCCATGATCCAGAGGAACGAGCTTCTGGAATATGCTTTAGTGTGTGGGCATTCCAAGGGGATTCCCAAAAGGCAAATTCGGGAGTTTATGGGAAAAGGGTATGATATTGTGTTGAGCGTTAACATTCAAGGTGCTGAAACATTGAGGAAGATTCTTAGGAATTCTGctgtttttgtgtttttgatGGCGGAGAGTGAGGTTAAACTAGTGGAGAGATTGATCGAAAGGAAGACGGAGACTAAAGAATCATTGTTGGTGACAGTTGCAGCGGCTAGAGAGGAGGTCAAACATGTTAAGAATTTTGATTATGTGGTTGTGAATGCAGATGGGAAGTTGGAGAGTGCGGTTAAGCTTGTGGAATCCATTATTGATGCCGAGAAGGCAAAGGTCTGCCAGAGAAATGCTGCTGTTTAG